From the genome of Leptotrichia sp. HSP-342:
TAACCAATCCTTTAGCAACACTAAAACCAAATATTTCTACCCTATTAAATGGAGCAAATGCCAGTTCTCCCAACAATACCGAATCAACATCCAAATGCACATTTCCAGCATATTTTGAAATTAAAATTACAGCGATACTGAATAACAGCGGAAAAACTACCCCAATTGCTGAATCCTCCTTAACAAGTCTTGTCGAATTAAGAAGTTCCACAAGGTAAACTGTTAAAACGCCAACTATTCCCGCACCAACAATTAACAAAGGGGAGTTCAAATCATGAACTGCAAAAAATGCCACTACAATTCCAAGTAAGATAGTGTGCGTAATCGCATCTGAAACCATTGCCATACTTTTTAAAACCAGAAATGTTCCTAAAATAGAGCAGGCACTTGCCACCATTATTGCGATAAGCTGTATTTCCAGCGAAAAACCCATAATTTATTTCCCCCTTTCCAAGTTATTTATTTTTAAATTATTTAATTCAGTTTTTTTACTTTCAAGTTTTTCTCTAAATTCTTTTTTTCTTTTCTGATTTCTTATAATTTTAAATACAATCCCTCTTTTGTTTGAGAAAAGAATGCTAATAACTACGATTATACTTATAATTATAACGATAACAGGTCCAGTTGGCAAATTACTTTCACTTATACTTATCAAAGTTCCAAGCAGACCTGATATTCCTCCAAAAAATGCTGCCAAAATTACCATAATTGAAAGTTTGTCTGTCCATTGCCGTGCTGCAACTGCTGGAGAAATAAGCATTGCACTTATTAATATTACTCCTGCCGCCTGAATACCTATTATTACAGTAGTTACAATCAATATGGAAATTAATATTTCGATTTTCTTGCTTGGAAATCCTAATGTTTTAGCAAAATCAGAGTCAAATGAAACAATTTTAAATTCCTTCCAGAAAAGAATAATTATAATTAGAAGAACAATCCCTGTAATGAGAATAATATTTACATCTCTTTTAATAAATGTCGATGCTTGCCCAAAAATAAATTTATTTAATCCCGATTTATTTGCACCTGGCAATTTATTCAGATAAGAAAGCAAAACTAACCCTAATCCAAAAAATACCGATAAAATCAATGCCAAAGCACTATCAAATTTTATTTTTGTATAATTTTGAATCAGTTGAATCAAACCAATACATACAATTCCTGTTATTAAAGCACCTAGTAGCAAAACTTCTGTATTTTTCACGTTTGTAAATAAAAAGGCCAAACAAACTCCAGGAAGTGAAGCATGGGAAACTGCATCTCCCAATAAACTTTGCTTTCGTAAAACGGCAAAACATCCAAGTATTCCAGAAACTATTCCAAGTAACGAACATCCAAGTGCAACTGTTCTAAAGGTATGGTCAGTTATAAGAAGATTTAACATATTCATTTATTAACCCTCCTTTACACTATTTTGAACTGTTTTTTTACTTTTATATGTTTTTTCAATGTTTTCTGGAGTAAAAATTTCTTCTACAGGTCCGGAAGCTACAACAGAAACATTTATAAATGTTACATAGTCAAAATAATCCTTTACTGTCTGTAAATCGTGGTGAACAACAATCACTGTCTTTTTTTCATCACGTAATTTTTTTAAAATATTTATAATAGATTTTTCGGTTTTGCTATCAACTCCTTGAAATGGTTCATCCATAAAGTATATTTCTGCATCCTGTACCAATGCCCGTGCTAGAAATACCCTTTGCTGCTGTCCACCAGATAACTGGCTTATCTGTCTATCTGAAAACTCATCCATTTCGACTTTATGAATAGCTTCCTTAGTCTTTTCCTTATCAATTTTTCTAACTTTCTTTAACCATCCAACTTTCCCATAACGCCCCATTTCTACAACATCAAACACAGTAGTAGGAAAATCCCAGTCAACACTACCTCTTTGAGGCACATACGCTATTTTATCACGCACTTTGCTGTATTTTTCGTTATAAAACCTAACCTCTCCAGTAATAGGCTTTATCAAATCAAGCATAGCCTTAATCAATGTAGATTTTCCCGCTCCATTTGGGCCAACAATAGCCATAAGAATTCCTTTTTTTATTCCCAGTTCAATATCCCATAAAACAGGTTTATCCTCGTAGGCTATTGTCAAATCTTCAACTTTTATAATAATATCATCAGAAACATTTTGATTCATTTTTTCTCCTAAATTCTATTTATATTAATTTTTTTAACGCAGAGGTATCAGACGCCATACCTCTGCACTCCCGCTTACGCAAAACTTTCTTATAAAGAAAAAAGAAAACTCGCTTTTGAATATAGGTTATTTTTATATCAAATAAATTAATTTTATTTAAAATATTTTTCAAAAGCTCAAACAGTTCTTTTTTCTTTAACGAAATTTTGCTTAATATTTATTTTTATTAAATTAATTATTGTAATTAAATCAAAAATATCTTGATTTTTGAAAATAAAAATTATGGTCTGAGAAAAGCGAGTTTAATTTTTATTTTAAAGCATTTACGATGGTATCGGCGTTTGCTTTAACTGTTTTAATATAAGTTTCAGAGTTGTGTGCTTCGTCTCCTAATGAGTCTGAATACAATTCTCCACCTATTTTAACTTCTTTTCCTCTAGCTTTTACAGCTTCCTGCAGAGCTTCTATACTTTTTTTCGGAACAGAAGATTCTACAAATATTGCTTTTATATTTCTTTGAACAATGAAATTAGCTAAGTCGCTTATGTTTTTTGTACCAGTTTCAGAATCTGTAGAAACCCCTTGTATTGCTTTTACTTCTAGTCCAAATTGTTCTCCAAAGTAGTTAAATGCATCGTGAGCTGTTACAAGGACTCTGCTTTTTTCAGGAATTTCCTTGATTCTTGTTTTTACATAAGTTGTAAGTTCATTTAGTTCAGCTTTATATTTTTTTAGGTTTTCTTTGTAGTAGTCGCTATTTTTAGGGTCAAATTTACTTAATTCAGCTTCTACAGCTTCAGCTTCCTTTTCCCATAATTCTGTATTGAACCATACATGCGGGTCAGGAGTATTTTGGTCAACTAGATGAATTTTACTTTTATCCAGTTTGTCCCCAACATTTAATATATTTTTATTTTGAGAAGTTAATTTTTCAAAAATTTCTGTCATTTTACCTTCCAGATGTAATCCACCATACACTATAATATCTGCATTTCCAAGTTTTTCAATATCTCCTGCACTAGCACTGTATAAATGTGGATCTACTCCTTCTCCCATGAGACCAGTAACTTCGACTTTATCTCCACCGATTGTTCTTACAAGGTCAGAAAGCATTGTCGTTGTTGTTGTAACTTTTATTTTTTTTCTTGATGAAGCGCCATCTTTTCCACAGGATACAAGTAGCATCATTACCACACATATTGCAATTAATAAATTTAATTTTTTAAGAATATTGTTTTTACTCATAGTCAATCTCCTCCAAGTCTTTATTTTTTTTATAAACTTCAATCATTGCTGCTGCATTAAAAGCCACTATTTTTTTATTATTTTCTTCGCTTTTCAAATATATTGGACCATCAAAAGGGTCTTTTTTTTCGACTATATACTGTTCTTTTAAATTTATGTTCAAATCCCGCAGATAGTCATATAAGTCGATATTATCCTCTACACTTAATATAACAATTTCATCATCTTCTTCAACCTCCGACAATCTTATGACATTTGCTTCATCAAAATTTTCCAGGTCATAAAAAATTGGACTTCCATGCGGACATTCTTTCGGATAAAATAAAAATTTTTCCAATTTTTGTAGAAGTCTATTGCTTGTTACATGTTCGAGAATTTCAGCCTCTTTATGAACTTCTTCCTTATCGTATCCCAGTTTTTCAAATAGAAAAACTTCCCAAACTCTATGTTTACGAATAATATCTAATGCAAAATTATTTCCTTTTTCAGTAAGCTTCACTTTCTTTTTTTCAATGATTAAATAGCCTTCATTTACTAGCTTTTTTATCATTTCGCTAACTGATGCTGGAGATATATTTAAATATTCTGCAAGGTTTTTGTTGGAGTATTCTTTTTTCTTTTTCAAAGTGTATATCCCTTTTAAATAATCTTCAATACTTTTACTCATTTCAACTCCTTTCTTTATATTTAGTTTAACCTAATGATAAAATTAGGTAAACCTAATGATATTATATTACCACCATATAATTAAATTGTCAATACCAATTAATAAAACTTTTAAAGAATTAGTAAGATTGATTTAAAAATCATAATTGTTTTACTCAAAAAATTTTTAAAATTTGGTAAATAAAAAAGTACACTTTGTAATACAGATTTAACTGATGTTAAAGTGCACTTAATGAAAGATAGAGAAGACATAGCTGACCAAGCAAATAGAATTACTCAGTTTCATATATAACTTCCTAAATCAATTTCAAATTTAATTTTTTCTCCATTTTTATTGTACAACATTTTTTTAGAATTATAGCGTGATTTTAGTTACATAAAAAAAATCCCCATCTAGATTTTTCATAAAAATGGGAATTTATAATATTTAAAATTTTATTATTTATCATTTTTAGGAACGAATTTCCATAATGTTGGAACTAAAGAGGCAACTACCAACATTTTTAGAGTATCTCCTATTAAGAAAGGATAAACCCCTAATTTAAATACGTCTTTGTTAGGTACAAATAACGATAATTGCAATACTCCTAATGTATAAATAATTACATTGGCAATTATTAATGCTAAAATTGTTTTTGCATAAGATTTTGTAAATCCTTTATCAGCCAAATACCCTAGAAATATTGCAGCAACAATATATCCAAAAATATATCCGCCACTTGGTGAAAATAGTACGCCTGTCTTAAAGTTAGCAAAAACAGGGATTCCAGCTGTACCAGCCACTACATATGAAAGAATAGTTGCTGTTGCTAATTTTCTACCGTATAACAGTCCCATTAATGTAACTGCAAATGATCCAAGAGTAATTGGTACAGGCTTTAATGGAATTAAGATTTGTGCCAGTATAGATAAAAATACAGTTCCACCAAATACTAAAAGAACATTTTTTAAAATTTCTTTTTCTTTTGTTTCGATTTTAATGATATTGTTAATTAAAGCATTTTGTTTCATAAGTAAAACCTCCATTTTTTATTTATATATAGTATTATAACACTTGTAATATAAAAAGTCAATGAAAGCTTTTTTTTATTTTTTGAAATAAATAAATTTTAAATTGAAGAGAGAATAAATAATCTATGTAATATATGATTAAGGAAAATAAATAAATTTTTTTTATCTAAAACGAGAGGGATGAAAAGGAAAAATTTATAAAAAAAGCTAGTTTATGGAATTATATATTTTTTTTATGAAACTTGAAAAACACAAAATATTGTGTTATCATTGTATTACAAAAACTATATATAGTGTTTTATCTTTTAAATAAGAGTTATTACAATTCATGGGGAAGGTTAATTGGAATTTAGAAAAATAAGAAAAAAATTTTAAAATTGAATCTAAAAAATTAAATTCAGAAAATTTAAGTTTTTAAATAAATTTTGAAAAATATCACAATTAATATTGCAATCTATGTGAAAAAATCAAACCTTTTGTTCAATTCTAAAATATTTTACTTTAATTTTGTTAGAAAAAATAGGGAGGAATGGAAATGCAAGCACAATTAACAGAGAATTTAAAAAATATAATAGCAGGAATAGTGAATGTCGAATCTAATGATACGAATAATGAAAATGCCAATATGTCAGCAATGACACCAGCTGGACAAATGATGAAATTTGCAAGTGAAGTTTCTAAAATTTACGCTTTGGAAAATTTGATTTCACCACGATTCAAAGACGCTCATGAAAAAGGCCTTATCCATATTCATGATTTAGACTTTTATTCCAGCAAGACCACAACTTGCCTGCAGTATGACCTTGAAGATATGTTTGAAAAAGGATTTTATACAAAACATGGATACATTCGTGAAGCACAGAGCATTTCTACTTATGCTACGCTTGCAACCATTATTTTTCAGACAAATCAGAATGAGCAGCATGGCGGACAGGCTATTCCAGCATTTGATTTTTATATGGCAAAAGGAGTATTAAAATCATTTAGAAAGCACTTAAAAAAAAGAATTTTAAGTTTTATAAAAATAAAAAATGAAATTGAAATTACAAAGGAGCAGAAAGAAAATACGTATAATTTTCTAAAAGCAAATGTTTCTTCAATAAACTGCTCTGAAAATGAAATAAAATTAATGGAAAATTTTTTTGAAATAAAAAAAGATGATTTAATTAAACTTTTGACAGAAGCTTATGAAGACACTGAAAATGAAACTTATCAAGCAATGGAAGGATTTTTGCACAATCTGAACACGATGCACTCACGTGGTGGAAATCAAGTTGTTTTTTCTTCAATAAATTATGGAACAGATACTTCAGAAGAAGGAAGAATGGTTATCCGTGAACTTCTAAAAGCGACATCAAACGGACTTGGTAAACATGAAACACCAATTTTCCCAATACAAATTTTTAAAGTGAAAGAAGGTCTTAATTATTCTGAAAATGACTACAATCTAGCTAGAAGCGATTTTGATGGAATTTTAGAAACTGTGAAAAAACAAAAAATTTCTTATGAAAATAATTCAGAAAATAAAAAAAATATTTTTGAAACACCAAATTTTGATTTACTACTGCTATCCTGCGAAACTTCAAGCAGAAGACTATTTCCAAATTTTGTTTTTTTAGATTCAGAATTTAATAAACACGAAAAATGGAAAATGGATGATCCGAAAAAATATAAATACGAAATTGCTACAATGGGCTGCCGTACACGAGTATTTGAGAATATTAATGGGGAAAAAGGCAGTCTTGGACGTGGAAATCTATCATTTACAAGCATTAATTTCCCTAGAATTGCAATATTGACAAGAAAAAAAGTAGAAAAAGAAATTTTAGAAATGGAAAAAGCTGGTAAATTTTTAAATGAAAAAGAAAAAAATAATAAAAAAATCAAACTTCTAACAGAAGAATTTCAGAAAAAAGTCCTAGAAACAACATATCTAGCTGGAGAACAGCTTTATGAGCGTTACAATTTCCAAAAAACTGCTCTTGCAAAGCAATTTCCATTTATGAGAAGCAATAATTTGTGGAAAGGGCTTGGAGTAAAGGATGGAAATGAAGAAGTAGGAGAAGCCATAAATTCAGGTTCACTTTCGATAGGATTTGTTGGTGGAGCAAACGCAATGTACGCCTTATTTGATGTAGAACACGGAACAAGCGAAGTTGCCTATAAAGTGCTTTATGACACAATTGAGAAAATGGGCGTAATCGCAGATGAATTTAGAGATAAATACCATTTAAACTATTCGATTCTGGCAACTCCAGCTGAAAGTCTGGCAGGAAGATTTTTGCGTATCGATAGAAATGAGTTTGGAATAATTAAAAATGTTACAGACAGAGATTATTACGTAAATTCATTCCATATTGACGTAAAAAAAGAAATCAGTCTTTTTGACAAAATTAGAAAAGAAGCACCGTTTCATAAACTAACAAGAGGAGGGCATATCACTTATGTTGAACTGGATGGAGAAGCTCGTAAGAATATAGGTGTTATGCTAAAAATTGTAAAAGTAATGAAAGATACAGGAATTGGCTATGGTTCAATAAATCACCCTGTTGACAGATGTAGAGATTGTGGAACAGAAGCGATAATTTATGATAAATGTCCAATTTGCGGAAGTCACAATATTTCTAGAATTAGAAGAATAACAGGTTACTTGACAGGAGACTTGGACAGCTGGAACAGTGCAAAACAGGCTGAAGAACAGGATAGGGTAAAACACGGCGTAAAATAAGGCAATAAGTGAGGTAATTTAAAGTGAACGAAGAACAAGAAATAAAAGAAAAAAATTCAGAAAATTTAAAAAATGATTTTACATTAAGGCTTTTAATGACTTACAAGGAAACCATTGTTGATGGTATCGGTCTTCGTTATTCACTTTATTTTGCAGGTTGCTCACACGCCTGTCCTGGCTGCCACAACGAATATTCATGGAACCCCAATCATGGAAATGTACTCACATATGAAAAATTAGAAGAAATTGCTAAGGAAATAAATGAGAATACCTTGCTTGATGGAATCACAATAAGTGGTGGCGATCCTCTTTTTAATCCCACAGATATGTTAAAGGTACTAAAATTTCTAAAGGTAAAGACAGGGAAAAATATATGGCTTTACACGGGCTATACAATCGAACAGTTACGTGAGGATGAATTACGAAAAAAATGCCTTAAATATGTAGATGTACTAGTTGATGGACGATTTGTAAAAGAACTTTATGATCCAAATATAAAATTTAGGGGGAGTAGTAATCAGAGGATTATTAAAAAAGAAGATTTTTTTATAAAATGAAAAATATTTATGGAATAAAAAAGCGGCTATTAAAAATTCCAATCCAAGACACTTGAAAATTAAAGAAAAATATGATATTATTATATGAAATATTGAAAATAATTATAGTTTATAGTTATAAATAGAAAGGAGCATAAATATCATGAAGAAAGATTTACATCCATCATACGGATTCGTAGTGTTTGAAGATACAAGTAACGGAGAAAAATTCTTAGGAAAATCCACAAAAACTTCTAAAGAAACAACAACTTTCGAAGGACAAGAATATCCAGTAATAAAAGTTGCAACAAGTTCAACTTCTCACCCATTCTACACTGGAAAATCTAAATTTGTTGATGAAACTGGAAGAGTTGATAAATTTAAGAAAAAATACAACTTATAATTTAAAAATATTAGAAACAGGGAGCAGTTCATTCTCTGTTTTTTATTTTTTCAATTTTATTTTGAAGAAAAAAGGAGAAAAACTTTCGTAGCTATCTCCTTATTAAAATTATTTATTAAACAATGTCTTAATTTCAGATTTTTTCTGTTCCAGCCGATCTTCCAGCTCATTCATCCACACCAGCGGATCTTTAGGATTTACAAGCCTTTTTATATTATCTCGATTTTTTTCTTCATCAAACCAGATAAGTTTTGTAATTGCTCCCGCTCCAATTCCAATAATTGTCTTATTTTCCTCAATCATTTCTATATTGTAAATCGACTCGCCTCCATTTAGTGAATATCCTAGATTTTCTCCCCATTGAAAGCTATTTTTCTGGCGATACATATAATATGGAAAAAGGCCCTTATTTTGAGTTACATTTTCAATTTTCTTATAAATTTTTTCATAATCCAGTATGTCTTCATGAGCATAATTTTCTTTGTTAAGACGGCTGGCATTTTTTATTGCCAAATTGTGAATTGTCAGATTTTCCATATCGTATTTGGAAATTTCGTCCATTGTGTACAAAATATCTTCTGTAGTTTCACGTGGCAAGCCTAAAATCAAGTCCATATTTATTTCTAATCCAAGATTTTTAGCAAGTTTATAGACATTATCAAACTGTTCCCTGTCGTGATAACGATTTACAAGTTTTAAAGTTTTTTCATTAAAAGACTGCGGATTTATACTAATTTTATTTATTCCATAGCTTTTGATAATAGCTAATTTTTCCTGATCCAGCGTATCAATCCTTCCAGCTTCAAATGTAAATTCCTTTAAATAATCTAAATTATAGTTTTCTTTTACTGTTTTTAGTAATTTGTCAATTTCTTCTGCTGTCAAGATTGAAGGTGTTCCTCCACCGATATAAATTGTGTTGATTTTTAAATCAAGTTCCTGCGTTAATTGTCCGATTTCACGGATTTCGTGGTAAATTGACTCTATGTATTCATCATATCGCTCTGCATATTTTCCACGTAGCAGATAGGCTGGGAATGAACAATATGAACATTTTGTAGGACAAAAGGCGATTCCGATATAAATTCCAATTGTTTCTTTGTCCAGATATGGCTCTTGACGTTTTACAATGTCTAGCAGAAGATTTCTTTTTTCATTGCTTACAAGATATATTTTTTCCAATATTTCGTTAATTTCATTATAAGATAACCCCATCTTTAAAAAACGCCCTACAATCTTTGTAGGACGTACTCCTATTAAAATACCCCATTTATATTCATTTTTTTTATCAAAAAGTCTCATCAAGGAACTTTTTGCCATAACTTCTGCCTGATCAAAATATTCTTCATTGACTTTCTTATGTGAAAATGTTACTTCTTTTAAAATTTTCCCATTTTTATTATCAATTAATACTGTATTTACAGTAATTATTTCTGTGTTATCACTTTCTGAATCTTTTAGTTTTCCACAATCATTGTCAAAGTTTTCCACATCTTGATTTTTTCTAAAATTAACACTAATTTCCACATCATTTTCACTATTTTCCGAAAGAACATCATAATGCTCAGGTAAAAGCACACGTATAAATTCCTCAAGTTTATTCTGATTAATCTCAATATTCGCTCTTATCATCTATTTTATAGCTCCCATAAAGTATAATAACAGCACAACTATCCCAAGAACAATCCGATAAT
Proteins encoded in this window:
- a CDS encoding metal ABC transporter permease, producing the protein MNMLNLLITDHTFRTVALGCSLLGIVSGILGCFAVLRKQSLLGDAVSHASLPGVCLAFLFTNVKNTEVLLLGALITGIVCIGLIQLIQNYTKIKFDSALALILSVFFGLGLVLLSYLNKLPGANKSGLNKFIFGQASTFIKRDVNIILITGIVLLIIIILFWKEFKIVSFDSDFAKTLGFPSKKIEILISILIVTTVIIGIQAAGVILISAMLISPAVAARQWTDKLSIMVILAAFFGGISGLLGTLISISESNLPTGPVIVIIISIIVVISILFSNKRGIVFKIIRNQKRKKEFREKLESKKTELNNLKINNLERGK
- a CDS encoding metal ABC transporter ATP-binding protein, with protein sequence MNQNVSDDIIIKVEDLTIAYEDKPVLWDIELGIKKGILMAIVGPNGAGKSTLIKAMLDLIKPITGEVRFYNEKYSKVRDKIAYVPQRGSVDWDFPTTVFDVVEMGRYGKVGWLKKVRKIDKEKTKEAIHKVEMDEFSDRQISQLSGGQQQRVFLARALVQDAEIYFMDEPFQGVDSKTEKSIINILKKLRDEKKTVIVVHHDLQTVKDYFDYVTFINVSVVASGPVEEIFTPENIEKTYKSKKTVQNSVKEG
- a CDS encoding metal ABC transporter solute-binding protein, Zn/Mn family, with amino-acid sequence MSKNNILKKLNLLIAICVVMMLLVSCGKDGASSRKKIKVTTTTTMLSDLVRTIGGDKVEVTGLMGEGVDPHLYSASAGDIEKLGNADIIVYGGLHLEGKMTEIFEKLTSQNKNILNVGDKLDKSKIHLVDQNTPDPHVWFNTELWEKEAEAVEAELSKFDPKNSDYYKENLKKYKAELNELTTYVKTRIKEIPEKSRVLVTAHDAFNYFGEQFGLEVKAIQGVSTDSETGTKNISDLANFIVQRNIKAIFVESSVPKKSIEALQEAVKARGKEVKIGGELYSDSLGDEAHNSETYIKTVKANADTIVNALK
- a CDS encoding iron dependent repressor, metal binding and dimerization domain protein is translated as MSKSIEDYLKGIYTLKKKKEYSNKNLAEYLNISPASVSEMIKKLVNEGYLIIEKKKVKLTEKGNNFALDIIRKHRVWEVFLFEKLGYDKEEVHKEAEILEHVTSNRLLQKLEKFLFYPKECPHGSPIFYDLENFDEANVIRLSEVEEDDEIVILSVEDNIDLYDYLRDLNINLKEQYIVEKKDPFDGPIYLKSEENNKKIVAFNAAAMIEVYKKNKDLEEIDYE
- a CDS encoding biotin transporter BioY, with translation MKQNALINNIIKIETKEKEILKNVLLVFGGTVFLSILAQILIPLKPVPITLGSFAVTLMGLLYGRKLATATILSYVVAGTAGIPVFANFKTGVLFSPSGGYIFGYIVAAIFLGYLADKGFTKSYAKTILALIIANVIIYTLGVLQLSLFVPNKDVFKLGVYPFLIGDTLKMLVVASLVPTLWKFVPKNDK
- a CDS encoding anaerobic ribonucleoside triphosphate reductase, encoding MQAQLTENLKNIIAGIVNVESNDTNNENANMSAMTPAGQMMKFASEVSKIYALENLISPRFKDAHEKGLIHIHDLDFYSSKTTTCLQYDLEDMFEKGFYTKHGYIREAQSISTYATLATIIFQTNQNEQHGGQAIPAFDFYMAKGVLKSFRKHLKKRILSFIKIKNEIEITKEQKENTYNFLKANVSSINCSENEIKLMENFFEIKKDDLIKLLTEAYEDTENETYQAMEGFLHNLNTMHSRGGNQVVFSSINYGTDTSEEGRMVIRELLKATSNGLGKHETPIFPIQIFKVKEGLNYSENDYNLARSDFDGILETVKKQKISYENNSENKKNIFETPNFDLLLLSCETSSRRLFPNFVFLDSEFNKHEKWKMDDPKKYKYEIATMGCRTRVFENINGEKGSLGRGNLSFTSINFPRIAILTRKKVEKEILEMEKAGKFLNEKEKNNKKIKLLTEEFQKKVLETTYLAGEQLYERYNFQKTALAKQFPFMRSNNLWKGLGVKDGNEEVGEAINSGSLSIGFVGGANAMYALFDVEHGTSEVAYKVLYDTIEKMGVIADEFRDKYHLNYSILATPAESLAGRFLRIDRNEFGIIKNVTDRDYYVNSFHIDVKKEISLFDKIRKEAPFHKLTRGGHITYVELDGEARKNIGVMLKIVKVMKDTGIGYGSINHPVDRCRDCGTEAIIYDKCPICGSHNISRIRRITGYLTGDLDSWNSAKQAEEQDRVKHGVK
- the nrdG gene encoding anaerobic ribonucleoside-triphosphate reductase activating protein, whose protein sequence is MNEEQEIKEKNSENLKNDFTLRLLMTYKETIVDGIGLRYSLYFAGCSHACPGCHNEYSWNPNHGNVLTYEKLEEIAKEINENTLLDGITISGGDPLFNPTDMLKVLKFLKVKTGKNIWLYTGYTIEQLREDELRKKCLKYVDVLVDGRFVKELYDPNIKFRGSSNQRIIKKEDFFIK
- a CDS encoding type B 50S ribosomal protein L31, whose amino-acid sequence is MKKDLHPSYGFVVFEDTSNGEKFLGKSTKTSKETTTFEGQEYPVIKVATSSTSHPFYTGKSKFVDETGRVDKFKKKYNL
- a CDS encoding coproporphyrinogen III oxidase, which gives rise to MIRANIEINQNKLEEFIRVLLPEHYDVLSENSENDVEISVNFRKNQDVENFDNDCGKLKDSESDNTEIITVNTVLIDNKNGKILKEVTFSHKKVNEEYFDQAEVMAKSSLMRLFDKKNEYKWGILIGVRPTKIVGRFLKMGLSYNEINEILEKIYLVSNEKRNLLLDIVKRQEPYLDKETIGIYIGIAFCPTKCSYCSFPAYLLRGKYAERYDEYIESIYHEIREIGQLTQELDLKINTIYIGGGTPSILTAEEIDKLLKTVKENYNLDYLKEFTFEAGRIDTLDQEKLAIIKSYGINKISINPQSFNEKTLKLVNRYHDREQFDNVYKLAKNLGLEINMDLILGLPRETTEDILYTMDEISKYDMENLTIHNLAIKNASRLNKENYAHEDILDYEKIYKKIENVTQNKGLFPYYMYRQKNSFQWGENLGYSLNGGESIYNIEMIEENKTIIGIGAGAITKLIWFDEEKNRDNIKRLVNPKDPLVWMNELEDRLEQKKSEIKTLFNK